In Yamadazyma tenuis chromosome 7, complete sequence, the sequence ACTTCTCAATGCGGCAGGCTTGAGTAGGGGAAAAAGAGACGGAATGCTTAAACTGGAGAGACAAAAGACCATTGTGAAGGTGGGCTCTATGAACTTGAAAGGTGTTTGGTTACCCTATGATAGGGCTTATGAAATTGCTAGAAACCAAGGCATAATTGACTTGTTGTATCCATTATTACGGAGAGACTTGgttgagtttttcaaccaTGAAGGAGCACATCTTAGGAGaggtgatgattttgagGTACCCATCTCCACGTATATTAATTAAAGAGCTTTCTTCTCCTCGTCTGTGTTATTAAGTATGAACGCACGCTAATATTCATACTATTTATGTATTTTTCGTCAAGAAACTATACCTATATACTCAAAGCGCATACAAATAAACTTAGGTGGTCCTGGTTGATGGAACGAGATTCCCCCTCTTAAATTGCTCCAATTCAATACTTTGATAGAGGGCTTTGAAGGttccttttccaaatccttggtggtggtgtcTTTGAATAATTTCAAGAAATATCGTGGGTCTATCACCAAGTGGTTTAGTGAAAATCTGTAAGAGATAGGCACAAACCTTGGTTTTCGGGTTTCTTGTGGTTACATCATAATCCACTAAaatgttcaactttctcaaggtttcaaagtcttcaataAGCCTAATGTCATCGTGTTGAAGTCTTCTACTCAATGTTTCATAGTACTTAGAAGATATTtcgttgaacttgacaCCATTTGctttcattgaagaaaccgTGTCGATGATATTGAAGGTTCTCATAGCAATATGCTGAATACCAGGACCACCattgaagtcattgaactcttcaatcTGTCCCTTCATTTTTCCCTCTGAGGGTTCATTGATTGGCATTTTGATTTTGCCGTTACTCGATGCAACTACAAATGAGTTCAATGAAGAGTTCTCTGTGGCAATTTCTGTGTCATCAACAGACCAAAACTTGTGAAAGCCGAACATTTTGGCATACAACTTTGCTTGTGTAATCATTTGGTTCCAAGAATAGTTCTCAACACAATGGTCAATGGTGTAGAGCATGACAGGAGTATTCCCCGTGTCTGCACACTCCTCAACTGGATCAATGTATCCAGGAAGATAGCTTCCTTGATAGTTGATATTCTCCACGAGAGTGTGGTGAATGTCGGTATCGGGAATTCCAACTGTAGCAAGCTTCATGGATCCATACTGATCAAAGAATACTTTGGGAGTCTTGATAACCACGGCTCCGGCTTTAACGGCTTTGTCGAAAATTCGGTccacatcaacaacttcaaaagaCATGTCCATTACTCCTTCCCCATGGTATGTCAAGTAGTTAGAGATCAAGAACGAATCCATCAAGTCGTGAATCGTGAGGGTAGAATACTGAGAAACATCAGCAGTaagtctttcaaaaagCTTCATCATTCCCCCATATTGAGATGTACTTCTAATCTGGTTTAATATTTGTTGTTTCTTGTCCTCGTTGATGACCAAgctttcttccaaagagttACCAATCACTTTTTCAACCATTGCAAACATTTGGTTATTGATAGAAATAAGCTTATCTTCCAATATCTGGGCTGTCGTCTGACTCCAAGTCTCATAGGTTGCAGGAAGCATACTCGGGTTTTCATCACAGGCTTTTAATGGGGAGATAAACTCAATGATAATCTGACCATTTTTGACCACATGAGAGGAAACAACACGAGAACCTGTCTCCAACCCTCGGTAAGCAATTTCTTGGAACCCCATGGACATCAGGAACAATCTAGCGATCTGCTTGGCATTGGAAGTGGTATACTTCAAATGGTGAAATCCCAAAAACCCATCTTGGGCAGTCTTTTGATTTGTGTATCCATCCAACAAAAGCTCATTCACAGATGAGTCAAAAAGAGGATCATATCTGTTGTCAGCAGGAAAAAAGGGCAATTGCTCGAGCATATATTTGATTTCGGTGGCTCCAAAATCGGGTATAATAGCCAGAGAGTCTGActggttgttgatttcaactACCATGTCAGATATAACGTTCAAACGAGTGGGAACGCTTTGTGGATTTTACAAATCGAgattttcgcagccaatAAGTAAACATATTATTCTTGTAACTACACATATAGTTTCATTTCTTGTCAGCAATGACTTCATTGTCAGCCTTATTTAATACCACCTCGGTGATACCTTTTTCAGCGGTAACAGTTTTCTCGACTGGAGCTTCATTACTGCTGTATTGTAAGCTGGTGAGTTCGTCTTGATTCTCAGAGCTTTCATCATGTCTCTTCCTGATAGTTGCAAGTCGGACAACATTTTCTCGGCCCAAAGTCCATACTGGATGGAAAGGAATGGCTACAAGCCCGGCAATTGCCACCATTAAAGCGTCTAACACCATAATGTATACCTCATGGGTAATTAAGTATCCACGCCAACCTTCAGACAATTCTACCACTCTGTAAATACAACGAATGTAGATTACTACCACAGTGATGGTTATCACTAATGGCATGTAGCCAAAGAGTTTGGAGTTTCTGATGTGCTGGAATCGAGGATTGTAGAACGGGTCTAATTGGTCTTGTTTATAAGCACGGGTCGACTTGACATTGAATaggagtttgaagaaattcttcaccgacttcttcttgaaagagGAATCCACCGTCACATCTCCTGAGTGTCTGAAGAAAACTCtattcaaaaactcaaacCAGAACCCCAAGAAAACGGTCATAGCAACGGTTTGAATAACAATCCCACAGATAATGGTATCAGTGCCGGGTTTTGTATTCTTGTGACGTTTGCTTGCAATAGACGCAGAGGCACCACCCCCAGCTTGTACCAAAAGCGACAATACATCCGTCAGAATAAAGAAGTAGGAGTACCACAACGGTTTTAAAAGAGAATATTCACGACCATgaatcaccaccatctGAGCAAAAAGGAAGTAAATCCCAGCCATGATAAATGCTGGAGCCAACGTCAACGCCACGAACTGTAAAATAAAGAAATTGTTGTTTGAAGTATCATTAATAGCAAGAATACGTCCT encodes:
- a CDS encoding 4-hydroxyphenylpyruvate dioxygenase (EggNog:ENOG503NWM8; COG:E); translated protein: MLEQLPFFPADNRYDPLFDSSVNELLLDGYTNQKTAQDGFLGFHHLKYTTSNAKQIARLFSMSMGFQEIAYRGLETGSRVVSSHVVKNGQIIIEFISPLKACDENPSMLPATYETWSQTTAQILEDKLISINNQMFAMVEKVIGNSLEESLVINEDKKQQILNQIRSTSQYGGMMKLFERLTADVSQYSTLTIHDLMDSFLISNYLTYHGEGVMDMSFEVVDVDRIFDKAVKAGAVVIKTPKVFFDQYGSMKLATVGIPDTDIHHTLVENINYQGSYLPGYIDPVEECADTGNTPVMLYTIDHCVENYSWNQMITQAKLYAKMFGFHKFWSVDDTEIATENSSLNSFVVASSNGKIKMPINEPSEGKMKGQIEEFNDFNGGPGIQHIAMRTFNIIDTVSSMKANGVKFNEISSKYYETLSRRLQHDDIRLIEDFETLRKLNILVDYDVTTRNPKTKVCAYLLQIFTKPLGDRPTIFLEIIQRHHHQGFGKGTFKALYQSIELEQFKRGNLVPSTRTT
- the RSB1_1 gene encoding phospholipid-translocating ATPase rsb1 (COG:S; EggNog:ENOG503NWCU), whose amino-acid sequence is MDLSDFSYVQWEPSTLASSITAWTSVNPAHTSGLEATLNSVISALPTATGYLDLVSYSQIYRGAEASMAVISAQEVLATATNSAVMAEASQAIFNNTLNLKKLDMDMNLYKYHLSVPANSIYFAIFTLVFLYVAGMSVISKYYWYNVTYICGYGLEFCGWLGRILAINDTSNNNFFILQFVALTLAPAFIMAGIYFLFAQMVVIHGREYSLLKPLWYSYFFISTDVLSLLVQAGGGASASIASKRHKNTKPGTDTIICGIVIQTVAMTVFLGFWFEFLNRVFFRHSGDVTVDSSFKKKSVKNFFKLLFNVKSTRAYKQDQLDPFYNPRFQHIRNSKLFGYMPLVITITVVVIYIRCIYRVVELSEGWRGYLITHEVYIMVLDALMVAIAGLVAIPFHPVWTLGRENVVRLATIRKRHDESSENQDELTSLQYSSNEAPVEKTVTAEKGITEVVLNKADNEVIADKK